From Phragmites australis chromosome 5, lpPhrAust1.1, whole genome shotgun sequence, a single genomic window includes:
- the LOC133917596 gene encoding uncharacterized protein LOC133917596 codes for MSRGTIASTFHTYTMTSFTSGDQFMFSSDSSDDEEELMMMVAIEEEELRTQGRTRHRGSVLGHAVIDRGHQEGAARLFRDYFSNNPVYGDILFRRRFWMSRALFLRIATAVENHDPWFRQKRDATGKLGLSPLQKMTAAIRQLAYGVSSDAVDEYVRIGGSTAMLALTKFVEAVVLLFSDEYLRSPTAEDTARLLAIGEQRGFPADGTAPPVSYTINGTTYDMGYYLGDGIYPEWATIVKPIPSPRGNKSVLFSAMQAAVRKDVERAFGILQSRFAIIRGPGRIWEQRTLHNIMTACIIMHNMIIEDERGGTDVDEVFEYMGEKATIEGRDPDQAVLQYIEATEAIRNRAIHHQLRDDLVEHIWSRHGAQY; via the exons ATGTCGAGAGGCACAATTGCGTCCACATTCCACACTTACACAATGACCTCATTTACGTCTGGAGATCAGTTCATGTTCTCATCGGACTCGAGCGACGATGAGGAAgaattgatgatgatggtcgCCATCGAGGAGGAAGAGCTTCGGACCCAAGGTCGCACTCGTCATCGGGGCTCAGTCCTAGGACATGCGGTCATAGATCGTGGGCACCAGGAAGGTGCTGCAAGGCTATTTCGGGACTACTTCAGCAACAACCCAGTGTATGGTGATATACTGTTCCGTCGTAG GTTTTGGATGAGTCGGGCTTTGTTCTTGAGAATAGCCACTGCTGTGGAGAACCACGACCCATGGTTTCGCCAGAAGAGGGATGCCACTGGGAAACTGGGGCTAAGCCCCCTTCAAAAGATGACAGCTGCCATACGGCAACTGGCATATGGAGTCAGTTCTGACGCAGTGGATGAGTATGTTCGGATTGGGGGTAGCACAGCGATGCTTGCCCTGACAAAGTTTGTGGAAGCTGTTGTCTTGCTTTTCTCCGATGAGTACCTACGCTCTCCCACCGCGGAGGATACTGCCCGACTGTTAGCCATCGGCGAGCAGAgagggttccccg CGGACGGGACTGCCCCTCCTGTGTCGTACACCATAAACGGTACCACGTACGACATGGGCTACTACCTAGGTGATGGAATTTACCCTGAATGGGCGACCATAGTGAAGCCTATCCCATCACCAAGGGGGAACAAGAGCGTGCTGTTCTCCGCCATGCAAGCAGCAGTTCGGAAAGATGTAGAACGCGCATTTGGCATCCTGCAGTCGCGGTTCGCCATAATTCGGGGTCCAGGAAGAATTTGGGAACAACGCACACTACACAACATTATGACCGCTTGTATCATAATGCACAATATGATAATTGAGGACGAGAGAGGCGGCACCGATGTGGATGAGGTGTTTGAATATATGGGCGAGAAAGCGACAATCGAGGGTCGTGATCCAGACCAAGCCGTGCTCCAATACATAGAAGCAACTGAAGCAATTAGGAACCGGGCAATACACCACCAATTGCGTGATGATTTGGTGGAGCACATATGGAGTCGCCATGGAGCTCAATACTGA